A region of Banduia mediterranea DNA encodes the following proteins:
- the tsaE gene encoding tRNA (adenosine(37)-N6)-threonylcarbamoyltransferase complex ATPase subunit type 1 TsaE yields MKRFLADEAATIEIGRALAAALVDVPGAVIFLEGDLGAGKTTLARSILRGLGVRGTVRSPTYTLLEPYELELRRILHVDLYRIADPDELDQLGLNDYPSGETLWLVEWPQRGISHLPAADLEIRLQADAAGRNLEIAARTALGRAIEAAFSAQIGRIQGRLQGFTLTNR; encoded by the coding sequence ATGAAACGGTTCCTGGCGGACGAGGCGGCGACAATCGAGATAGGCCGGGCGCTGGCCGCCGCTCTGGTGGATGTGCCGGGCGCAGTCATTTTCCTTGAAGGCGATCTCGGTGCCGGCAAGACCACGCTGGCCCGGTCGATTCTGCGTGGGCTGGGGGTGCGGGGAACGGTGCGCAGTCCGACCTATACCTTGCTTGAACCCTACGAGCTTGAACTCAGGCGAATCCTGCACGTGGACCTGTACCGGATCGCCGACCCCGATGAGCTCGATCAACTCGGTTTGAACGACTATCCATCCGGCGAAACGCTGTGGCTGGTGGAGTGGCCACAACGTGGAATCAGCCATCTGCCCGCAGCGGATCTGGAGATTCGCCTGCAGGCCGATGCGGCCGGACGAAACCTGGAGATTGCTGCGCGGACGGCGCTCGGACGGGCGATCGAAGCCGCTTTCTCGGCGCAAATCGGCCGGATTCAGGGCCGTTTGCAAGGCTTCACTTTAACTAACCGCTGA